One Streptomyces coeruleorubidus DNA segment encodes these proteins:
- a CDS encoding alpha/beta fold hydrolase — MSETFVLVTGAWHGGWAWRPVANELRAAGHEVHTPTLAGLGADDDPRGVTLTDCADSLVAYVESAGLNDITLVGHSWGGYVLTGAAPRLAARIRRLVFWSAFVPNDGESLIDACPPHYGEMFHALAAAPGNDTVTLPLEVWQQAFMQDADEETQRIVHSLLVPQPLGTFTEKPDTSAFTALDLPTAYVLSTEDLSLPGEWAWGNRFPQRLKNPLIVQTPGSHEGCFTRPAELADAFVRVCAAR; from the coding sequence ATGAGCGAGACCTTCGTCCTGGTGACCGGAGCCTGGCACGGCGGTTGGGCCTGGCGCCCGGTCGCGAACGAGCTCAGGGCGGCCGGACACGAAGTGCACACCCCGACCCTGGCCGGTCTGGGCGCCGACGACGACCCGCGCGGCGTCACTCTCACCGACTGCGCCGACAGCCTCGTGGCATACGTCGAGAGTGCCGGACTGAACGACATCACCCTGGTCGGCCACAGCTGGGGCGGTTACGTTCTGACCGGCGCGGCCCCGAGGCTCGCTGCCCGAATACGGCGCCTGGTGTTCTGGAGCGCGTTCGTGCCGAACGACGGCGAGTCGCTGATCGACGCGTGCCCGCCGCACTACGGCGAGATGTTCCACGCCCTGGCGGCCGCCCCCGGCAACGACACGGTGACGCTGCCCCTGGAGGTCTGGCAGCAGGCGTTCATGCAGGACGCCGACGAGGAGACACAGCGCATCGTGCACTCCCTCCTCGTCCCCCAGCCCCTGGGCACCTTCACCGAGAAGCCGGACACGTCGGCGTTCACCGCGCTAGACCTCCCTACCGCCTACGTCCTGTCCACCGAGGACCTCTCCCTGCCCGGCGAGTGGGCCTGGGGCAACCGTTTCCCGCAGCGGCTCAAGAACCCGCTGATCGTCCAGACCCCGGGCAGCCACGAGGGCTGCTTCACCCGCCCCGCCGAACTGGCCGACGCCTTCGTCCGGGTCTGCGCCGCCCGGTAG
- the rph gene encoding ribonuclease PH: MSRIDGRTPQQLRPITIERGWSKHAEGSVLVSFGDTKVFCTASVTEGVPRWRKGSGEGWVTAEYSMLPRSTNTRGDRESVKGRIGGRTHEISRLIGRSLRAVIDYKALGENTIVLDCDVLQADGGTRTAAITGAYVALADAVAWAQRKKLIKAGRQPLTGTVSAVSVGIVGGVPLLDLCYEEDVKADTDMNVVCTGDGRFVEVQGTAEAEPFAREELDALLDLAVTGCTELAAHQRTALDTVLEK, encoded by the coding sequence ATGTCTCGAATCGACGGCCGCACCCCCCAGCAACTCCGCCCGATCACCATCGAACGCGGCTGGAGCAAGCACGCCGAAGGCTCCGTCCTCGTCTCCTTCGGCGACACCAAGGTCTTCTGCACCGCCTCCGTCACCGAAGGCGTCCCGCGCTGGCGCAAGGGCAGCGGTGAAGGCTGGGTCACCGCCGAGTACTCCATGCTGCCCCGCTCCACCAACACCCGCGGCGACCGCGAGTCCGTCAAGGGCCGCATCGGCGGCCGCACCCACGAGATCAGCCGCCTCATCGGCCGTTCGCTCCGCGCCGTCATCGACTACAAGGCACTCGGCGAGAACACCATCGTCCTCGACTGCGACGTCCTCCAGGCCGACGGCGGCACCCGCACGGCGGCCATCACCGGCGCCTACGTGGCGCTGGCGGACGCCGTCGCCTGGGCCCAGCGCAAGAAGCTCATCAAGGCCGGCCGCCAGCCCCTCACCGGCACCGTCAGCGCCGTCTCCGTCGGCATCGTCGGCGGCGTCCCCCTCCTCGACCTCTGCTACGAAGAAGACGTCAAGGCCGACACCGACATGAACGTCGTCTGCACCGGCGACGGCCGCTTCGTCGAGGTCCAGGGCACCGCCGAGGCCGAACCCTTCGCCCGCGAGGAACTCGACGCCCTCCTCGACCTCGCCGTCACCGGCTGCACGGAACTCGCCGCCCACCAGCGCACCGCGCTTGATACCGTCCTCGAAAAGTAA
- a CDS encoding PucR family transcriptional regulator translates to MSPTAASIGLRQLLMVLGDSLVEVQAAPAGLDVEIRGVSLLDPEDPPTAQPGELVLVIGARGRAAFPALRAAGRDGAAAVVVKLDGPGQAAALSETAAEAGVALLSLRSEARWEQVNALARAALDDAPPGEPGMGAEEGDLFSLAQTTAILTSGIVSIEDAANRVLAYSRTTDSDEADDLRRRSILGWQGPEGYLAKLREWGVFQHLHSSDEVIGIDSHPELGIRRRLAVAIRSGDRQLGTIWVQEGSIPLSDRSRQALLGAARVAALHLVRRRRELSDDVTLTRTLLAGLLDGSTGPQPLATHLGFDATRPAAVLGFSYGTTQAYETPEGVAAPELTHTEVTNLVSVHIAARHRSALVTQVDPRIYVLLPQLPRGIDTDTLRGWTQEITDAARRHLGLPLRGSVGCLVPRLGDVPESRREADRILDAMVSAGVTVAVAALPDIQAEVLVSEILTLLSAHPEIRDPRLTALLSHDSRHQGRLAETLLTYLNSFGDIRAAAAQLHVHPNTLRYRLRRAEQLTGLDLSRPDQRLLAMLQLRLPPTS, encoded by the coding sequence GTGTCTCCCACCGCAGCGAGCATCGGCCTGCGTCAGTTGCTGATGGTGCTGGGGGACTCGTTGGTGGAGGTGCAGGCCGCTCCCGCCGGGCTGGACGTCGAGATCCGTGGGGTTTCGCTGCTCGATCCCGAGGATCCGCCGACCGCACAGCCGGGCGAGCTGGTTCTCGTGATCGGTGCCCGTGGCCGGGCCGCTTTTCCCGCACTGCGGGCCGCCGGGCGGGACGGAGCCGCTGCCGTGGTGGTCAAGCTGGACGGGCCCGGCCAGGCCGCGGCGCTCAGCGAGACCGCTGCCGAGGCCGGGGTCGCCCTGCTCTCGCTGCGCAGCGAAGCACGCTGGGAGCAGGTGAACGCGCTGGCCCGGGCCGCCCTCGACGACGCACCGCCGGGCGAGCCCGGCATGGGGGCCGAGGAGGGCGACCTTTTCTCGCTCGCCCAGACCACCGCCATCCTCACCAGCGGCATCGTCAGCATCGAGGACGCCGCGAACCGGGTGCTGGCCTACTCCCGCACCACCGACTCCGACGAGGCGGACGACCTGCGTCGGCGCTCCATCCTCGGCTGGCAGGGACCGGAGGGGTATCTGGCGAAGCTGCGTGAGTGGGGTGTGTTCCAGCATCTGCACTCCAGCGACGAGGTGATCGGTATCGACAGCCACCCCGAGCTGGGCATCCGCCGTCGGCTCGCGGTGGCCATCCGGTCCGGGGACCGGCAGTTGGGCACCATCTGGGTGCAGGAAGGCTCGATTCCGCTGTCCGACCGCTCGCGCCAGGCACTGCTGGGTGCCGCCCGGGTCGCGGCGCTCCATCTCGTACGCCGTCGCCGGGAGCTCTCGGACGATGTGACGCTCACCCGGACCCTGCTGGCCGGACTCCTGGACGGGAGCACCGGACCGCAGCCGCTCGCCACCCACCTGGGATTCGACGCCACCCGCCCGGCCGCCGTGCTGGGCTTCTCGTACGGGACCACGCAGGCGTACGAGACTCCGGAGGGCGTCGCCGCACCGGAACTGACCCACACCGAGGTCACCAACCTGGTCTCCGTGCACATCGCCGCCCGGCACCGCAGCGCCCTGGTCACTCAGGTCGATCCCCGTATCTATGTGCTCCTGCCCCAACTGCCCCGCGGCATCGACACGGACACGCTGCGCGGCTGGACCCAGGAGATCACCGACGCCGCACGCCGCCACCTGGGCCTGCCGCTGCGCGGCTCGGTCGGTTGCCTGGTGCCGAGGCTCGGGGACGTCCCCGAGTCACGCCGGGAGGCCGACCGCATACTCGACGCCATGGTGAGCGCCGGAGTGACCGTCGCGGTCGCCGCGCTGCCGGACATCCAGGCGGAGGTGCTGGTCAGCGAGATACTGACGTTGCTCTCCGCCCACCCCGAGATACGGGATCCGCGACTGACCGCCCTGCTCTCGCACGACAGCCGGCACCAGGGCCGGCTCGCCGAGACCCTCCTGACGTACCTGAACTCCTTCGGTGACATACGGGCGGCCGCCGCACAGCTCCATGTGCACCCCAACACGCTGCGGTACCGCCTCCGCCGGGCCGAGCAGCTGACCGGCCTCGATCTCAGCCGTCCCGACCAGCGTCTGCTGGCCATGCTCCAGCTGCGGCTGCCGCCCACCAGCTGA
- a CDS encoding glucose PTS transporter subunit EIIB, whose amino-acid sequence MATKAEKIVAGLGGIDNIEEVEGCITRLRTEVVDPAKVDETALKAAGAHGVVKMGTAIQVVIGTDADPIAAEIEDLM is encoded by the coding sequence ATGGCCACCAAGGCTGAGAAGATCGTTGCCGGGCTCGGCGGCATCGACAACATCGAAGAGGTCGAAGGCTGCATCACCCGCCTGCGGACCGAGGTCGTGGACCCCGCCAAGGTCGACGAGACCGCCCTGAAGGCCGCCGGCGCCCACGGCGTCGTCAAGATGGGCACCGCCATCCAGGTCGTCATCGGCACCGACGCCGACCCCATCGCCGCGGAAATCGAAGACCTGATGTGA
- a CDS encoding type II toxin-antitoxin system PemK/MazF family toxin, with product MDTSWWLALAAVVLLALVATLVDGWGRRSVARRGRTAVGTATVAGLPQPAEIWWADVPYEDEARTKDRPCLVLAVRGERATVAKITTRFRRERTGVIPLPPGLVGDTQGRASFLETDELREVPVWGFRRRVGVVDPALWDQVRYLAG from the coding sequence ATGGACACGTCCTGGTGGCTGGCGCTCGCCGCGGTGGTACTGCTCGCGCTCGTCGCCACGCTCGTCGACGGCTGGGGGCGGCGGTCGGTGGCGCGGCGGGGCCGGACGGCGGTGGGAACCGCCACGGTGGCGGGCCTGCCGCAGCCGGCGGAGATCTGGTGGGCCGACGTTCCCTACGAGGACGAGGCCCGCACGAAGGACCGGCCCTGCCTGGTGCTGGCGGTGCGCGGGGAGCGGGCGACCGTAGCGAAGATCACCACCCGGTTCCGGCGCGAGCGCACCGGCGTGATCCCCCTCCCCCCGGGCTTGGTCGGCGACACCCAGGGCCGCGCGAGCTTCCTGGAGACGGACGAGCTGCGGGAGGTCCCGGTGTGGGGCTTCCGGAGACGCGTCGGGGTGGTTGACCCGGCGCTGTGGGACCAGGTCCGGTACTTGGCCGGGTGA
- a CDS encoding AraC family transcriptional regulator, with the protein MEHIERHLDESVDVAELARIAATSEYHLRRMFSALAGMPLSEYLRRRRLTVAGAEVLAGGETLLEIAVRYGYGSGEAFARAFRAMHGVGPGEARRTGAALVSQPRLTFRLTVEGSSSMQYRVVDRPAFTVAGFKSRVPLVHSGPNQAIVDFVRGIDKQALERLGKLSDQEPHGIVAVCDDLDPSRAEGTELDYYQAVITATSAPADAPAGITTLPVPPGTWAVFTTSGPAPQAIQELWRDVFTEWFPSNPYRSRPGPEILRTDLSADGTRADAELWLPVERESTR; encoded by the coding sequence ATGGAGCACATCGAGCGCCACCTCGACGAGTCCGTGGACGTCGCCGAGCTGGCGCGGATCGCGGCCACGTCGGAGTACCACCTGCGCCGGATGTTCTCCGCGCTGGCAGGCATGCCCCTGTCGGAGTACCTGCGCCGCCGGCGGCTGACCGTCGCGGGCGCGGAGGTGCTCGCGGGCGGCGAGACGCTGCTGGAGATCGCGGTGCGCTACGGCTACGGCTCGGGCGAAGCGTTCGCACGGGCGTTCCGCGCGATGCACGGCGTAGGCCCGGGCGAGGCCCGGCGCACCGGCGCCGCGCTCGTCTCCCAGCCCCGGCTGACCTTCCGTCTCACCGTCGAAGGGAGCAGCAGCATGCAGTACCGAGTAGTGGACCGCCCGGCCTTCACGGTCGCCGGCTTCAAGTCCCGGGTGCCGCTCGTGCACTCGGGCCCGAACCAGGCGATCGTCGACTTCGTCCGCGGGATCGACAAGCAGGCCCTGGAGCGCCTCGGAAAGCTCTCGGACCAGGAGCCGCACGGCATCGTCGCGGTCTGCGACGACCTGGACCCGAGCCGCGCCGAGGGCACCGAGCTCGACTACTACCAGGCGGTGATCACCGCGACGTCCGCCCCGGCGGACGCCCCCGCGGGCATCACCACCCTGCCCGTCCCGCCCGGCACCTGGGCGGTCTTCACCACCTCCGGCCCGGCGCCGCAGGCCATCCAGGAACTGTGGCGGGACGTGTTCACCGAGTGGTTCCCCTCCAACCCGTACCGCAGCCGCCCCGGCCCGGAGATCCTGCGGACCGACCTGTCGGCGGACGGGACGAGGGCGGACGCCGAGCTGTGGCTGCCGGTGGAACGGGAGTCCACCCGCTGA
- a CDS encoding IS110 family transposase, translated as MNDSDEIGVFLGLDVGKSAHHGHGLTPTGKKVFDKQLPNTEPKLRDVFTKLKTKFGTVLVIVDQPASIGALPLTVARDAGCKVAYLPGLAMRRIADLYPGEAKTDAKDAAVIADAARTMPHTLRSLEVSDEITAELTVLVGFDQDLAAEATRTSNRIRGLLTQFHPSLERVLGPRLDHQAVTWLLERYGSPAALRKAGRRRLVEVIRPKAPRMAKRLIDDIFEALDEQTVVVPGTGTLDIVIPSLARSLSAVHEQRRATEAQIAALLEDHPLSKVLTSLPGVGVRTAATLLVTVGDGTSFPTAAHLASYAGLAPTTKSSGTSIHGEHAPRGGNRQLKRAMFLSAFAALHDPASRTYYDKCRTRGKTHTQALLRLARQRINVLFAMLRDGTFYEPRTPRLA; from the coding sequence TTGAACGACAGCGACGAGATAGGCGTCTTCCTCGGCCTGGACGTCGGCAAGAGCGCCCACCACGGGCACGGCCTCACCCCGACCGGCAAGAAGGTCTTCGACAAGCAGCTGCCCAATACCGAACCGAAGTTGCGGGACGTCTTCACCAAGCTGAAGACCAAGTTCGGCACCGTCCTGGTGATCGTGGACCAGCCCGCCTCGATCGGCGCCCTGCCCCTGACGGTCGCCCGCGACGCGGGCTGCAAGGTCGCCTACCTGCCCGGACTCGCCATGCGCCGGATAGCCGATCTCTACCCCGGCGAGGCGAAGACCGACGCGAAGGACGCCGCGGTCATCGCCGACGCGGCCCGCACGATGCCACACACCCTGCGCTCGCTGGAGGTCAGCGACGAGATCACCGCCGAGCTGACAGTTCTGGTCGGCTTCGACCAGGACCTCGCGGCTGAGGCCACCCGCACCAGCAACCGCATCCGCGGCCTGCTCACCCAGTTCCACCCCAGCCTGGAGCGCGTCCTCGGCCCCCGGCTCGACCATCAGGCCGTCACCTGGCTGCTGGAACGCTACGGATCTCCGGCCGCGCTGCGAAAAGCCGGCCGCCGCAGGCTCGTTGAGGTGATCCGGCCCAAGGCTCCCCGGATGGCGAAGCGGCTGATCGACGACATCTTCGAGGCCCTCGACGAGCAGACCGTCGTCGTTCCGGGCACCGGCACGCTCGACATCGTGATCCCGTCGCTGGCCCGCTCGCTCAGCGCCGTCCATGAACAGCGACGGGCGACGGAAGCCCAGATCGCAGCCCTGCTGGAGGACCACCCTCTTTCAAAGGTCCTGACGTCGCTGCCCGGCGTCGGCGTCAGGACCGCCGCCACGCTGCTGGTCACCGTCGGCGACGGCACCAGCTTTCCCACCGCCGCGCACCTGGCCTCCTACGCCGGCCTCGCCCCGACCACGAAGTCGTCGGGCACCTCGATCCACGGCGAGCACGCCCCACGGGGCGGCAACCGGCAGCTCAAACGGGCGATGTTCCTGTCCGCGTTCGCCGCCCTGCACGATCCCGCCTCCCGCACCTACTACGACAAGTGCCGGACCAGAGGAAAGACCCACACACAGGCCCTCCTCCGGCTCGCCCGGCAACGGATCAACGTGCTGTTCGCGATGCTCCGCGACGGCACCTTCTACGAACCCAGAACCCCACGCCTCGCTTGA
- a CDS encoding MBL fold metallo-hydrolase, whose protein sequence is MKLTVVGCSGSFPSAESACSSYLVEAGGFRLLLDMGNGALGELQRHCGLYDLDAIFLSHLHADHCIDMCAYFVARYYRHDGGRCDPLPVFGPEGTEHRLTTAYADTPSASSMSEVFDFHTVKPSTFEIGPFTVHTERVAHPVEAYGIRVEHDGKVLTYSGDTGVSPALDELARDADLFLCEAAFTHGKESIPDLHLNGREAGETAARAGARRLVLTHIPPWTDPQVNLTDARAVYDGQVGLAAPRQTYEI, encoded by the coding sequence ATGAAGCTCACCGTCGTCGGCTGCTCGGGGTCGTTCCCGTCCGCGGAATCGGCCTGCTCGAGCTACCTCGTCGAGGCCGGCGGCTTCCGGCTGCTTCTCGACATGGGCAACGGTGCCCTGGGCGAGTTGCAGCGCCACTGCGGTCTCTACGACCTCGACGCGATCTTCCTCAGCCATCTGCACGCCGACCACTGCATCGACATGTGCGCCTACTTCGTCGCGCGCTACTACCGCCACGACGGCGGCCGCTGCGATCCGCTCCCCGTCTTCGGACCGGAAGGCACGGAACACCGGCTGACCACCGCCTACGCGGACACCCCCTCCGCCTCCTCCATGAGCGAGGTCTTCGACTTCCACACGGTCAAGCCGTCCACCTTCGAGATCGGCCCGTTCACGGTGCACACCGAGCGGGTGGCCCACCCCGTGGAGGCGTACGGCATCCGCGTCGAACACGACGGCAAGGTCCTGACGTACTCCGGCGACACCGGTGTGAGCCCCGCCCTGGACGAACTCGCCCGGGACGCCGACCTGTTCCTGTGCGAGGCGGCGTTCACGCACGGCAAGGAGAGCATCCCCGACCTGCACCTCAACGGCCGCGAGGCGGGCGAGACCGCTGCCCGAGCGGGTGCCCGCCGGCTGGTCCTGACCCACATCCCGCCGTGGACGGACCCGCAGGTCAACCTGACCGACGCCCGCGCGGTCTACGACGGTCAGGTCGGCCTCGCGGCACCGCGGCAGACGTACGAGATCTAG
- a CDS encoding amino acid permease translates to MTTRPPDSLASDTAAPTSGQPPEQQAGLQAGLKNRHLSMIAIGGVIGAGLFVGSASGIAAAGPGILLSYALVGALVVFVMRMLGEMAAANPTSGSFSAYADRALGRWAGFSIGWLYWFFWVVVLAVEATAGAVILEGWVPAVPQWAWALIVMTVLTATNLASVGSFGEFEFWFAGIKVVAITGFIVLGGLAIFGVLPGSDHAATGFGNLTEHGGFLPNGPGAILTGILLVVFSFMGSEIVTLAAGESSDAQRAVAKATRSVIWRVGVFYVGSILVVVALLPWNDPAIQKKGSYVAALDSIGIPHAGEIMNFIVLTAVLSCLNSGLYTASRMAFSLGQRGDAPRSFVRTNTRGVPQAAILASVVFGFVAVAFNYLWPDTVFQFLLNSSGAVALFVWLVICFSQLRMRGIILRESPEKLIVRMWLFPYLTWATIAMIAFVLVYMLTDEKEGGGRSQVLLSVLVAAVVIAISLVRERSRRKDTAEAVAPR, encoded by the coding sequence ATGACTACACGTCCCCCTGATTCTCTGGCCTCCGACACCGCCGCACCCACCAGTGGTCAGCCTCCGGAGCAGCAGGCAGGTCTTCAGGCCGGTCTCAAGAACCGCCATCTGTCCATGATCGCCATCGGCGGGGTGATCGGTGCCGGTCTCTTCGTGGGCTCCGCCTCCGGTATCGCTGCCGCCGGGCCCGGCATCCTGCTGTCCTACGCACTGGTCGGCGCCCTGGTCGTCTTCGTGATGCGGATGCTCGGCGAGATGGCCGCGGCCAACCCGACCTCCGGATCCTTCTCGGCCTACGCGGACCGGGCGCTCGGCCGCTGGGCCGGGTTCTCGATCGGCTGGCTGTACTGGTTCTTCTGGGTCGTCGTACTCGCCGTGGAGGCAACCGCGGGTGCGGTGATCCTGGAAGGGTGGGTGCCGGCCGTACCGCAGTGGGCCTGGGCTCTGATCGTGATGACGGTCCTCACCGCCACGAACCTGGCCTCGGTCGGCTCCTTCGGCGAGTTCGAGTTCTGGTTCGCCGGCATCAAGGTCGTCGCCATCACGGGCTTCATCGTTCTCGGCGGGCTGGCGATCTTCGGTGTGCTGCCCGGCTCCGACCATGCCGCGACAGGATTCGGGAACCTCACCGAGCACGGCGGCTTCCTGCCGAACGGGCCGGGCGCGATCCTCACCGGCATCCTGCTGGTCGTCTTCTCCTTCATGGGCAGCGAGATCGTCACCCTCGCCGCCGGTGAGTCCTCGGACGCGCAGCGGGCGGTGGCCAAGGCCACCAGGAGCGTGATCTGGCGGGTCGGCGTCTTCTACGTCGGCTCGATCCTCGTCGTGGTCGCCCTGCTGCCGTGGAACGACCCCGCGATCCAGAAGAAGGGCTCGTACGTCGCGGCCCTCGACTCGATCGGCATCCCGCACGCCGGCGAGATCATGAACTTCATCGTGCTGACCGCCGTGCTGTCCTGTCTCAACTCCGGCCTGTACACCGCCTCCCGGATGGCCTTCTCCCTCGGGCAGCGCGGCGACGCCCCGCGGTCCTTCGTACGGACGAACACGCGAGGTGTGCCGCAGGCCGCGATCCTGGCCTCCGTCGTCTTCGGCTTCGTGGCGGTCGCCTTCAACTACCTGTGGCCGGACACGGTCTTCCAGTTCCTGCTGAACTCCTCGGGCGCCGTCGCGCTCTTCGTGTGGCTGGTCATCTGCTTCTCGCAACTGCGGATGCGGGGGATCATCCTGCGCGAGAGCCCGGAGAAGCTCATCGTCCGGATGTGGCTGTTCCCCTATCTGACGTGGGCGACGATCGCGATGATCGCGTTCGTGCTCGTCTACATGCTCACCGACGAGAAGGAGGGCGGCGGCCGCAGCCAGGTGCTGCTCTCGGTGCTCGTCGCCGCGGTGGTGATCGCGATCTCGTTGGTCCGGGAGCGGTCCCGGCGGAAGGACACCGCGGAGGCGGTCGCGCCGCGATAG
- a CDS encoding PTS transporter subunit EIIC, producing the protein MSTATAAPASPKKGSAVMAVLQRIGRSLMLPVAVLPAAALLVRLGNTDMLGRESFPEFITKIASFMTAGGNAILDNMPLLFAVGIAIGFAKKSDGSTALAAVVGYLVFKNVLATFTDPNLPQVATAVDGKVVMTDAPVDAKVLGGVVMGLVVALLYQRFYRTKLPDWAGFFGGRRLVPILAAFAGLVIGIVFGYIWPVLGTALHNLGEWLVGSGAVGAGIFGVANRALIPIGMHHLLNSFPWFQAGTYEGKSGDIARFLAGDPSAGQFMTGFFPIMMFALPAACLAIVHCARPERRKVVGGMMISLALTSFVTGVTEPIEFTFMFIAPVLYAIHAVLTGVSMALTWALGMKDGFGFSAGAVDFFLNLGIATNPWGLALVGLCFAAVYYVVFRFAITKFNLPTPGRESDEELAELQKAEAK; encoded by the coding sequence ATGTCCACAGCCACAGCCGCGCCCGCGAGCCCGAAGAAGGGGTCCGCGGTGATGGCGGTCCTGCAGCGCATCGGCCGCAGCCTCATGCTGCCCGTCGCCGTGCTGCCGGCCGCCGCGCTCCTGGTCCGCCTCGGCAACACCGACATGCTGGGGCGGGAGTCGTTCCCGGAGTTCATCACCAAGATCGCGAGCTTCATGACCGCGGGCGGCAACGCGATCCTCGACAACATGCCGCTGCTGTTCGCCGTGGGCATCGCGATCGGCTTCGCGAAGAAGTCGGACGGCTCGACCGCTCTGGCCGCCGTCGTCGGCTACCTGGTCTTCAAGAACGTGCTGGCCACGTTCACCGACCCGAACCTGCCCCAGGTGGCGACGGCCGTCGACGGCAAGGTCGTCATGACGGACGCGCCGGTGGACGCCAAGGTTCTCGGCGGTGTGGTGATGGGCCTCGTCGTCGCTCTGCTCTACCAGCGCTTCTACCGCACCAAGCTGCCCGACTGGGCGGGCTTCTTCGGTGGTCGCCGCCTGGTCCCGATCCTCGCCGCCTTCGCGGGCCTGGTCATCGGCATCGTCTTCGGTTACATATGGCCGGTCCTCGGTACGGCCCTGCACAACCTCGGCGAGTGGCTGGTGGGCTCCGGGGCCGTCGGCGCGGGCATCTTCGGTGTCGCCAACCGCGCGCTGATCCCGATCGGCATGCACCACCTGCTGAACTCCTTCCCCTGGTTCCAGGCCGGCACCTACGAGGGCAAGAGCGGCGACATCGCCCGGTTCCTGGCGGGCGACCCGAGCGCCGGCCAGTTCATGACCGGCTTCTTCCCGATCATGATGTTCGCCCTGCCGGCCGCCTGCCTGGCGATCGTGCACTGCGCCCGGCCCGAGCGCCGCAAGGTCGTCGGCGGCATGATGATCTCCCTCGCGCTGACCTCGTTCGTCACCGGCGTCACCGAGCCGATCGAGTTCACCTTCATGTTCATCGCCCCGGTGCTGTACGCGATCCACGCGGTGCTCACCGGTGTCTCGATGGCGCTGACCTGGGCGCTGGGGATGAAGGACGGCTTCGGCTTCTCGGCCGGCGCGGTGGACTTCTTCCTGAACCTGGGCATCGCGACCAACCCATGGGGCCTGGCCCTGGTCGGCCTGTGCTTCGCGGCGGTCTACTACGTGGTCTTCCGCTTCGCGATCACCAAGTTCAACCTGCCGACGCCGGGCCGCGAGTCCGACGAGGAACTCGCCGAGCTCCAGAAGGCGGAGGCGAAGTAG
- a CDS encoding MFS transporter, whose translation MGQQQTSPSTATAPPVPPHTSTRGWLAVVAVAFGVFTVTATETMPVGLLPEMASGLRVSEGTVGLTVTLYGLFAGILAPVLTATTRRLDRGRLLLVILTVFVVGNVLTALAVNYVWLMLVRLLIGFIHGVLWAIVASIAVRLVPPAHSVRATAVVFSGISLATVLGVPLGTIVGQWLDWRAAFWALAACSAVALTAAAVLMPPMPARGGVYLSELPRLMRTGNLRTAVGVTAVVVIGHYAAYTYVTPFLLRNVGVAPNMIGILLLSFGAAGVAGNFLAGAVIDRGPALRTVVLGLIVGTGGSMALLLAAGTWKPAAVVFLLGWGLAYSALPVALQTLVLRSAPDAREAATSLYVLSFNVSISLGALFGSLALDHSGPSLVMVAGMAFCALGLLLAMFLRPERTVT comes from the coding sequence ATGGGTCAGCAACAGACATCACCGTCCACCGCAACGGCACCCCCCGTGCCGCCGCACACGTCCACCCGAGGATGGCTGGCGGTCGTCGCCGTCGCCTTCGGCGTCTTCACCGTGACCGCCACCGAGACGATGCCCGTCGGGCTGCTCCCCGAAATGGCGTCCGGTCTGCGGGTCTCGGAAGGAACCGTCGGGCTGACGGTCACCCTCTACGGCTTGTTCGCCGGCATCCTCGCCCCGGTCCTCACCGCGACCACCCGCCGTCTCGACCGCGGACGGCTGCTCCTCGTCATCCTCACGGTGTTCGTCGTGGGCAACGTGCTCACCGCCCTGGCCGTGAACTACGTGTGGCTGATGCTCGTCAGACTGCTGATCGGATTCATCCACGGCGTGCTGTGGGCCATCGTCGCGAGCATCGCCGTACGGCTGGTGCCACCGGCCCATTCCGTGCGGGCGACGGCCGTCGTGTTCTCCGGCATCTCCCTGGCCACGGTCCTCGGAGTCCCCCTCGGCACCATCGTCGGCCAGTGGCTGGACTGGCGTGCCGCCTTCTGGGCCCTGGCCGCTTGCAGCGCCGTCGCGCTCACCGCCGCCGCAGTGCTGATGCCTCCGATGCCCGCGCGCGGCGGCGTCTACCTCTCCGAGCTGCCGCGCCTGATGAGGACCGGCAACCTGCGCACCGCAGTGGGTGTGACGGCCGTCGTCGTGATCGGCCACTACGCCGCCTACACCTACGTCACCCCCTTCCTTCTCCGGAACGTCGGCGTGGCCCCGAACATGATCGGCATACTGTTGCTCTCCTTCGGCGCCGCCGGCGTCGCGGGCAACTTCCTGGCAGGAGCGGTCATCGACCGCGGCCCGGCGCTGCGCACGGTGGTTCTCGGCCTCATCGTCGGTACCGGCGGCTCGATGGCCCTGTTGCTCGCCGCCGGCACCTGGAAGCCGGCGGCGGTCGTCTTCCTGCTGGGCTGGGGGCTCGCCTACTCCGCGCTTCCGGTCGCCCTGCAGACCCTGGTCCTCCGCAGCGCCCCCGACGCGCGGGAAGCGGCGACCTCCCTCTACGTCCTGTCCTTCAACGTCTCCATCTCCCTGGGAGCCCTCTTCGGCTCCCTCGCCCTCGACCACTCGGGCCCGTCGCTGGTGATGGTCGCCGGCATGGCCTTCTGCGCCCTCGGCCTCCTCCTGGCCATGTTCCTGCGCCCCGAGCGGACGGTGACGTGA